A segment of the Populus alba chromosome 9, ASM523922v2, whole genome shotgun sequence genome:
ATCAAAGCCACAACAACACTGCAAAAACAAGGGTCAAATTTCCTTGAAATAAACTACTAACCATTGCTCAATAAGAGTACAGACAAAGtagtattgttttattaaaacacGACTTCCTGCATCTATGGCAAGGGTCTCTGGCAAAATGAAGCATATCCTGCTCCattaattctattatttttttgttcaatggCAAGGCAGGATATCCTATAGAACGATTTTAAGAAAGCATTTTCATCcaagattttatattaatttagttttattttttcaacaaattaactcattttcacttcttttttcCAATCCCAATCTGCTCTTTTGCCACTTGACATGAGATAGCAGTCATATTATCCCTTACCCCTCTTTTAAACCTTGTCATGAAAAtaaccacattaaaaaaaaaaaaaatacaaaataggaTACTCAAATAGATAGAATTGAAGTCAAGGTATTCAAATGGAAATTTAATAGAAGGTTAGGTACGTGGAAATGGTGAGTTTGGGCATGCCACTCATAATCAATTTACATACAATCACTAGACGAAATTAAACTAAGACTAGTACATCTAGGATTCACCTAAAGAATTCATCTAACCAAAGTCCCATATAATTTCCAAGATATTGGTTTAGTTTCTTGATTGCATTGTCAACTTTTCATCTGTACAAAGCCGATGCATTTACACAACTCGGACAGTTAGCAATCTCCTTTCTCAGTCTCAGATTGCATTTAAACAGCAtgccttttctttgtttgtgctATTTGGTGTTTTTCTCCCCCCGCCCCCGTGTTTCAAACAAAACTCTTCCAGAATTCAACCTTCACGCAATCTGACAATTACCTGTCAAACTTTCAATACAAACCAGCTCTCCTGTACCAAATTAGCTAGCATGTGAGAAATCCACGATTTTTGGAAAGGTTTTCAATGGTTACGCAGTTCTCTGCATTTAGGTTGTCAGTTCTTAAGCATTAGTAGGTATGATTTCCCATCTGCAAGAACTCTGAATCAAACCTACGTACAGATGCCGGCCAACCACCATACTTGTTGCCTGACTTACAGATGGACTAACTTGATCAGGAATCTCGAGATTCTTCTTGTCATTCATGCCACACAATTGTCATCAAAATCTGTTAAATCAAGCGGATCCTGGCTTTTCATTGGTTGAGTTACCGACCATGTGACCTCCAAACCCCCCTCCAATGTCTCCTACTACTGCTTTCAAATGGATAATTCTGAGCTTCTGTATGTGTTCTGTATGTGCTGCTTCCACTTCGTTTCTTTGGGTCATTCCTCATCAGTTCTTCAAGATCATACTGTGAGCGCTGCAAAACATTGTATATTGACCAAATAAACACCGATTTTTCTCACAGAATGGAAATACGAACCACAACATACCAAGGCATTAATAGGTGTACAGAAAAATAAGCAACTTATCCTCCAAATGAAGGGCACAAGTTATGCTAAGCAGTAAAAGAAATCACAATGATTTGTTCCAGTTTTTACATGTAATAGCTGAATTTATGagtttaaacatttttattatatttatcaaaaagaTTGGGCAAGGCCTAACATGAAAATGGCAGGCCTGTATGATCTGCAGAGTATTAATGGCATGATGATCTATGATGTTAATTACTGTGCAGCCAGTTAGGTTGCCGTGTACTTTTCCAGGGAACGCACACAAGAAAAGTAAAAATCATTATTCAGGGCAAAGGGAGCTACCAAATGTCCGAGCCAATACTAAAACAAAGGATACTTCAGAACAGAAGTTTTTCCCCATTTTGGGAGGGCAAACAAAGGATTATCAGATTCACAGCAATATTAAAAAGCTGAGCCAACAGAAGATGTGGAAGTATAGTAGATTGCATAATAGAAACATGCATGAGACCTTAGCAGGGTCTGAAAGCATGGCATATGCCTCTCcaatcattttaaaaagtcTGTCAGCATCCTTGTGGACTTCTTCTCCTATCTCCTTCCACAGGCCATCATCTACATAATCACTTCTTGCCAAGGACTGACCAGCCTACATCAATAACCAATGTGTCAAAAGGGTGAATCATAATAAGCCTATCCATAAAGTAGAACATGTAAGAAACCTTGTCAGGATGGTGTCTAAGTGCAGCTTTGCGATATGCCTTCTTAACTTCTGATGCTGAAGCAGAAGGTTCAATTCCCCTGCCATCATAATTTGATTGGTAAACAATTTTATACCCCACATTTTAAACGAGTCTTAAATTTAAAGCAACaatgtgataataataataataaataaataaataaagaagaaaagtagagcaacaataataatttagtcTCTGTGATTTTGAAGCAATTGTAGGTGTCCTAGTTTCAGAAATCATAAGTTAATTACCTAAccaatattgttgttgttgttgttgttacaaAGGAAAGACAAACCCAACCTGAGACCTATTGGAGGAGGGAGACATGGATACCAATTGAGTTACAAACTCATTGGAAGGGGTGGGGCGCAAACCAACTATGAGGGGGCCATGCCCCCCaacatttttgaaaattcaGTAAAGCCCCTTCAGATTAGTATATGTTTCATATAAGccactataattttataatttggcCCTCAAAAAacgttgttttttgttttcttcaaagcCCTACCCCCCACAACTTTAGTCACCCTCCACCCCTGCTCATTGGCTCCTTACCCAGCATCGACTGTTAATTTACTGAAAGattggtttgatattttttaaatacccaAACAACCATTTTAATTTACAGCCTCATTTCTTTCACCCAGCCCTCTATCCCACTCTCTAAAATTCAACAATCAAATTCTGAATCGAAAATCTCAAATCCACtatcaaaattcataatttgGTGTAAGAgtgattctttttttcttgtctcttgTGAGCCTGGGATGTCTTGAGTTTTGTTACGCAGTCTAGACCTATCTTCTTCCTTGATCTTCAATTTTGGATAACAACATATATGGTTTTGTGGAATAGGAAATAGGCAAGGCTTGCAAATAACAGAAGTGAGAAATtaatagagaaagagagagggtcGTAAGGCTTTCAGTTTCAAAATGCTTAGTAGTAGTttaatttagagagagagagatgaagaaaagaaacttgGGTTAGGGTGTCACAAATGAGATTGGAAAATCTGGGTGGGAAGGAGGCGTGTTTAGGgaacaaatattattaaattaatgacaACACGGCATCTCGATAAAATCAACAGTCAACTTACAGACGGACAAAATTATAAACAGGTTTTAAAAGGCAGGCTAAATATAGGATTTTTTTAAACCAGATGCAACTTAATCACTAAAAGTACTGGCACcagatgacgacgacgacgaagaCACAGGGACTAGCTTAACCTCAGCTCATTTATTTCAACATGTGCTAAAAAAGAGTGATCATAGATCATATATCTCTCTACCACATGCAATGGAGCCACACAAAAGATTACTCTCTGATACAGCAAACAACTACCCTCcatgatcaaaagattgaaTAGAAACCATTCATATTCCAGCAAATGACAAGACATTATAAAGAGATCAGAACATATGGAACTTCTAGGATCAAAAGTGACTTACAGAATGAGGTACATATTCAGAGGAATCTCCTTTCTGGCTTCTTCTTCTATGGTAGAGAGACGTAGGCGAGCTTGTCTTAGATCATTTGCCAAGTTTGTTGTTCTATCGGAGTGCCCAAAATGTTTAGTTTTCTCCTCTGCTTGCTTAATGAGAATAGCTACCACTCTCTGAAGATCATTAGCTGCTTGTCCATAATCCCTTATCATCTCATATAAAGTGGCTCGTCTAGAGATTGCCTAATAAAGCATGGAGAGTACATCACCAAAAAGGTTGTTCAACTGAAACCAGCATGATTTTGGCCCTGAAAGTAGCTAAATATACCACTACTCGGCCTAAATTCTCAaacatatattaagaaaaaaaccagtgttttccaagaaatttgtcattttttttccatggatACGAAATTGTGCGTCCAAGGTAGAGCAAATGTGCAGATATCAATTTAGCAATTCAGTCAATTGCACTATCATAAACCTGAATTCTTGAAGCAATTTAACAAGGCAAGTAATAAAGtcgaaatataattaaattatcttgaaaACATGTCAATTTCAACAAGTTCCACAACTTAACTCAAAGCCAGCAATCTTCTCCAGATTGACTTTGGcaccagaaacaaaaacaataatgtgCTGAATCACCTTCGTAATCAAGTACAATTTTAAAGCTTCAGAATATAAACTTTTGATACCCTGACAGATTTAAACTCTTCCAATTTGAGCAAATCAGAACACTGAGTGTTTTCTCTTAAGAGCTAATTTAACCTTTAAGGCTCCGTTTAAATTTTCTAGTGCTCTAACCAACACCATAAATGATCTGGTTCAGCTAGGAACTGAAAAATTGCCAACAGGTTCCATACATTGTTATgccaaaagataaaaaagagagtaaaggATGATATAAGTTTAGAAGAAAACCTTCAAATAATTTCCATCAAGAGCAATTGCCAGGCTGCAGTCTGCTATAGCATCAGTGATTTGGCCCAGTGCTTTGTATGCAGCAGCTCTATTGCAAAAACAAATGGCTGCAAAAGGCCGTGATTCTATGTTACGGGACAGAGCAGCACTGTAATGTTCAATAGCTTCTGAATGCTTTCCTGCTTGAAATGCTTCATTCCCTGCTGCCTGCAGTTAGTCGTATTTATTCCATAAGATAAGAGATTAAGATACGTCAAACActattcaggaaaaaaaatctaacacaaGAATCCAATACCTTATGGCGTAAGAGTTCTTGTACAGTGGCAGCTAAGGGTACTAGTGATTCCTGTGTTTCAATATCATTCCTGGACAGACTACTGAAGAAACAATACTTTTATCATcattcaaataaacaaaatcagAGATATGTGAGGCATATTACTTACCTCCTTGCAATAGAAGTAAGTTCCTCTTGCTTTTCTAGTGAAACAATAGCCTCCTCTAGTCTTCCAAGATGGAAGTAAGACTTGAAAATGAAGCGGCAACGCCAGATCATAAAGGAAGTGTCCTTTGTGAGTTCAGGACCAAGATTTTCTACATGGTAATCAGCATGTAATGGAGGAGAATTCTTCTTAGCAGAATCAAATGTCTGCTCACACAGTTGAATTAACTCTTCATACTTCCGCAGCTGCTAGATGACACAAAAGTTAACCAAGCTCCCACtatctttttgttgtttatttgatTCTTAAATAGTGAAATTAGTAAACACACTCATGTAGGATTTGATGTTGGGCTGGATTGGCATAGCCAGTGCCAGCCCAAGTTGTGGTTTTTTGGCAACCAATGTAAACTAATCACTTAACTCATATGAAATGAATTCTAATgatacaaagaaaatgaaacatgTAGCTTGCCCCAGATAGTTTGGGAGAGGTTCACTTGGAAAGAAACTAATAGAATGCAGTTCactaaaaataaagtttcaaaGCTTCAGTAAGAAAATTACAAACCATGAAAAGTGACTCTGCTTtcatttcaagtaatttttcTGAGTACGAACTTATCAACAACCCCTCAGCAATTACTTGTAAAGCACTCTCTGCATCATTAGGTGCTCCCCGTTTCAGAAGTAGAGCGGCATGTTGCATGCACTCAGACACTTTCTGCCAGTCATGAAAAACAGTTAACAGCCACAAAATAGGAAAATCATATATAGTCAATTTAAAACCAAAGCTTCTTGGCCATGTGGTTTGTGGAGCTGTAACTCTAAACCACTCGACCATGTTGCAAGCTTTGGTAGCAACACAGCAACAAGATACAACTTCAAACGTGGATGGCATCCACCAATTTAATCAGAATTAAGTCATATTAATTGTGCATTTCATGCCATTATTTAACTAAGGGTACATGTACAGGGACAATTAGGCCACAAACtcaataaattatcaattttaaggtcttattcaaacaaaacaaatgaaaagaaagattaCCTGTGCCTTTTGCAGCCCGTCAGAGGCTTCTACAGCAGCTTTTTGGTCCACACAGACATCAATGCCTAACTGTAAGCACCTCTTGAAATATTGCACTGCATCTTCAACTTCCCCCAGAGCAAGGTAACAACttgggataaaaaaagaagggaaaataagcaCAGCACATACAAGCAAAACTGCATTTACAAGTAGCTGATATTCAACAAAATCAGAAGCTAATGATTGAAAAAGGGAATTGGCTAGAGAAAAAGTgattaaaagtttaatgaatTACATAGAAGCAAGagaagtaaaactttaaatcatTTATATATTCCGTGTTTACATCAACAAACAGCAAGATACTAACTCAAGCACACAATGGCAACACAATTTCTGTGTCAACTTAATGGACTAAAATGAGGAAAAAGAGCATATTAAGGCAGCAGTTACCAACTCTTAAGTACAAATAAGTTGAATAAGAAATTGAACTAGCAGTATGTGCATGAATACATAACAATTAAATCATCAAGTCATCCAGAAAATTTATCAGAAACAAATGGTGGAGCTTACTTTGCAGCTCTGACTTGCACCCTGAGAAAATTGGGATCAATTGCAGCAGCCATCTTACAGTCTACTAGTGCGTCTCTCATTCTTCCAAGAGATATACGGGTAGCCGCACGGTTGCTATAGCACAACATCAATGCCCTGAGACAGCTTCTAGATGTCTCAGTTTTAGAAACACAATTTACACCTTTTGTGTAACAATCCTCAGCTTTAGACAAATCCCCGCTAGTGTATGCTTGGTTTCccctaaaataaaaggtatgaAAAACATAAGAGCAATAAAATCTTGCAACCATACAGTATGGTTACAGAAGCGAGAGGTAGGTagataaaaaagagaatatattccaaataagataattttagaaaaaaaattgacatgaaGTTGACGAGAATTTATCTTACCTTATTCGCCACTTCTCACATGCTTCTTGAGCTGCAACAGATGCAGAAACAGACCCTTGATTAATCTCCTGTCCTCTAAGCAGCTCACGGGTATCCCCAGCCACATGTGAAGGACCAGATGAGCCGGCTTTCTTGCTCCGTACAGGGGACAAGGGTGAAGATGGTCCAGAAAATGGTGTAAATTGCAAAGAAGATGTTGCATATGAACCTTTGGAATTAGCACTGGAATTGAAGGAATCATTATCAACTTTAGGCAGATTCTTCTTTTTGTGATGACGTTTTGGAGATGCTTGTGCAGTAGAAGAGGCAGCAAAGGTGAAGCCCAAACTGACAGCATCTTCTGAACTCACAGCTGAAAAAAATTGTGTCCTGAGGTCACTATCTAGATTTGCACTTGAACTGGCTTCACTTTCTGCTGAAGCAACCATAACATCATTGATAGAATCTATTTCCTCATTTGCAGATTTAAAGCTTTCAGTTTCAGCCCCAGAAATAGACTCTTCCAGATAATTTTCAGCTCCAATATTTTTATCAGAACAGTATTCAGAGTTTTGCTCTTTAGTTTCTCCGTATTTCGTATCCTCTTCATTATCCATTTGCTGTGTTGCAACAACCAGATCTTCATCTATTGCATCATTCAGAACAGCTGGTTGGGAATCAGTTGATTGATGTTGATTATCCAGAGTGAAAGATTCCTCCGATGCAACAGAAGTTTCCCTGGAATTTCGAGCATCAGACAATGTTTCCTGGTATGGTGAAATATCCATTGGTGAATAAGATTCGGAAGCCTCTGGAATTTCTTGGGAACCACCTTCCCTATCAACAAAATCTTGACCTGGCCACAGAGGGGCTTTGACAGGTTGCCTCAACtttccccttttcttcttcacttTCAAGTCTTTAAACTTCGTACTGAATTCCATTTTCGGATTTGATCCTGTGAAAATATATCCTTTGGGATTTGGTgtttcaaattctacaaatggaGACCCAGCACTGTCTTGCTTGCTTGTAAAGCTAAACCAATCTGTCTTCTCAAGTCCACCAGTAGGTGGCACCCTGAACACATTCCCACCAGCCAAGCTACTGGATGAGAAGGAATGCGATGGCCCTGCAACTCCAATTGATTGTGCATCGACTTTTGGTTGATCTATAGGTACTTGAAAGCCACCAACATCTGTACCCTGCATTCCTccttcaaaaacaaattccGTTGGATCACCACAATCATGGAATTTCTCATCCCCCTTATTTACAGTTGGCATGAAGATTCGTGATGAAGAAAATCCCATGTCAGTTTGACTTGAATATTCTCCCTTCACACTTCCGAGGTTCAACTTGCAACCCCTCTCACGTGAAAGTATACTCTCATTTTCTCCACCCACATAACCGCCAGTGCTTTCCCTGCTTCCAAAAGCAAAGCTATCCTTCTCATTGTTTACATTATAAGTATCTACAAAGTCCTTTACGCTCAATTTCTTGATCCGATCAGGAAGTGCATTCTCTGAAGCATCAGCAAAAATATCACTACACTTTTCACTACTTTTTAATCCAAACTTTTTGATATCTTCAGCTCGAAAACTACCACCACCCTTAGTGGCATCCCCGGCCTcttcaaaattcaatttcttcTCTAACTCATCTGATAGCACTGACCCCACATTTCTCCCAATAGAACCGCCTACATTGTCACCACTCTCAAACCTAGCATTTGCACTTAACTTAGACTCTCCATCTACAACTTTCTCCTTATCATCAATGCTTAGCTTCTGCATGCTCTCATCAACACTAAAACTCTTATTACCATCACTCGAAAAAACATGACCACTCTTGTCATTCTCATTTACATTAGTTCCACCTCCAATTCTCAAACTTTTAAAGTCCTCTATAATTCCCTTGCTGGAATCCGAATTAAAACCCACATTACTTCCACTAGCTCCAAACAAAAACGCCTCATTACCACCACTCCCAGAATCAAACCCAGTTGAACCAGAACCGCCCAGTTCAACACGACTCGTATCAGGTCGAAACGGATTGAAACCAGACCTCGCCCAGATATCTTCATTGCCATTAAAGTTCTGGGGATTTGATTGCCTCCTAACTTTTACCAATCTTGGCCTCGAAAGACCACCTTTGGCTGACGATGATAACGATGATCGAGAGCTAAAGTTTGGATCTTGGTTACTAAATTGGGTTGAATTTGAAAACCCGGAATTTAAATTACCAAAATTTGATGGATTCATGCtggtttcttgttttgattgGGGATTTTCTTGAAGTTAGATAAGAATAACAATAAGAGGCAGATAGAGAATGAGAAAGCTGACCGTTGATGTAACTATTAGGGTTTGGAATTCTGAGCTCCGGTTTCTAGCAACGCCGGTGACATGTCAATGCAGAAGGAGTCATTAAATCGAACGGTGGAGAATAGGGTGGTGGAAACTTGATGATCAAAGAGGTTTTGTTGTTAGTGGAGAAAATGATGGGGCTTTTTTCCACATAAATAATTGGGCTCATTAATTAAGATGTTTTTGTAGTAATAAATATTTTGGGGAGTTTTTAATTTACGTGGCTAAATATTAGGAAGATTAAttgtatgtaattttttttgtgttatattttatatgtatggTGCTGGTTTAGTTACCCTTATCTAAAGGAATTTGAATGGATTCTTTtaaggttttaaattttaaattagatttaaaatacacttagtttttaaaataagggaaaactaattaatatttgttaattgGAGTATTTCGGATTCATTTGTAtgttaattaatcttttttataattaaaaaattacaaactttattttgattttaatctcatgatttaaatttaaaaaaacttgttaacaattatataagttttaactcaaatatattgattttgcaGGAGATaaagttgtgtttgttttttaaaaaaaatgaatttttttgttttaaattatttttatgtattaatatcaaaaataaatttaaaaaaaaatattattttaatttaaaaaaaaaacaatttaataagtAATCTCCATCATaatctataatgaaaaaacctTTGAATTGAACCTGGAGAGAGAGAGTTTTTGTTAAGAGTCACAAGGTGAGaactaatattataataaaatctttACTCAATTCTTCCCTTAAACCTTAAATGAagaccttttttaaaaaagatattggaTTAACTATAACGTTGTAATTTgaaaaactcaatattaatcctttatatatatattgttgtaaCTTATATTATTTCCGAGTACGTGTGTTTTtgcaaagttttaattttattttttgttttaatttttttatttttttagattgttttgatatactgaaattaaaaataaaaatataaaaaaattattttgatgtatttttaagcaaaacacactttaaaaaataatttttaaaaacataagaaaataactataatatcaaacactaccttaatttttttcattaaattttcaggaaaaaatagttttttttccataaaatacCCTTCATTTctagttaatttttcaaatttcttttacaaatgaaacaacttttttaaaaattcaacaatCAACTTAGATCAACATACtatcatataattttcaaaactaaaaggaataGCTTA
Coding sequences within it:
- the LOC118035160 gene encoding uncharacterized protein isoform X2 produces the protein MNPSNFGNLNSGFSNSTQFSNQDPNFSSRSSLSSSAKGGLSRPRLVKVRRQSNPQNFNGNEDIWARSGFNPFRPDTSRVELGGSGSTGFDSGSGGNEAFLFGASGSNVGFNSDSSKGIIEDFKSLRIGGGTNVNENDKSGHVFSSDGNKSFSVDESMQKLSIDDKEKVVDGESKLSANARFESGDNVGGSIGRNVGSVLSDELEKKLNFEEAGDATKGGGSFRAEDIKKFGLKSSEKCSDIFADASENALPDRIKKLSVKDFVDTYNVNNEKDSFAFGSRESTGGYVGGENESILSRERGCKLNLGSVKGEYSSQTDMGFSSSRIFMPTVNKGDEKFHDCGDPTEFVFEGGMQGTDVGGFQVPIDQPKVDAQSIGVAGPSHSFSSSSLAGGNVFRVPPTGGLEKTDWFSFTSKQDSAGSPFVEFETPNPKGYIFTGSNPKMEFSTKFKDLKVKKKRGKLRQPVKAPLWPGQDFVDREGGSQEIPEASESYSPMDISPYQETLSDARNSRETSVASEESFTLDNQHQSTDSQPAVLNDAIDEDLVVATQQMDNEEDTKYGETKEQNSEYCSDKNIGAENYLEESISGAETESFKSANEEIDSINDVMVASAESEASSSANLDSDLRTQFFSAVSSEDAVSLGFTFAASSTAQASPKRHHKKKNLPKVDNDSFNSSANSKGSYATSSLQFTPFSGPSSPLSPVRSKKAGSSGPSHVAGDTRELLRGQEINQGSVSASVAAQEACEKWRIRGNQAYTSGDLSKAEDCYTKGVNCVSKTETSRSCLRALMLCYSNRAATRISLGRMRDALVDCKMAAAIDPNFLRVQVRAANCYLALGEVEDAVQYFKRCLQLGIDVCVDQKAAVEASDGLQKAQKVSECMQHAALLLKRGAPNDAESALQVIAEGLLISSYSEKLLEMKAESLFMLRKYEELIQLCEQTFDSAKKNSPPLHADYHVENLGPELTKDTSFMIWRCRFIFKSYFHLGRLEEAIVSLEKQEELTSIARSLSRNDIETQESLVPLAATVQELLRHKAAGNEAFQAGKHSEAIEHYSAALSRNIESRPFAAICFCNRAAAYKALGQITDAIADCSLAIALDGNYLKAISRRATLYEMIRDYGQAANDLQRVVAILIKQAEEKTKHFGHSDRTTNLANDLRQARLRLSTIEEEARKEIPLNMYLILGIEPSASASEVKKAYRKAALRHHPDKAGQSLARSDYVDDGLWKEIGEEVHKDADRLFKMIGEAYAMLSDPAKRSQYDLEELMRNDPKKRSGSSTYRTHTEAQNYPFESSSRRHWRGVWRSHGR
- the LOC118035160 gene encoding uncharacterized protein isoform X1, whose translation is MNPSNFGNLNSGFSNSTQFSNQDPNFSSRSSLSSSAKGGLSRPRLVKVRRQSNPQNFNGNEDIWARSGFNPFRPDTSRVELGGSGSTGFDSGSGGNEAFLFGASGSNVGFNSDSSKGIIEDFKSLRIGGGTNVNENDKSGHVFSSDGNKSFSVDESMQKLSIDDKEKVVDGESKLSANARFESGDNVGGSIGRNVGSVLSDELEKKLNFEEAGDATKGGGSFRAEDIKKFGLKSSEKCSDIFADASENALPDRIKKLSVKDFVDTYNVNNEKDSFAFGSRESTGGYVGGENESILSRERGCKLNLGSVKGEYSSQTDMGFSSSRIFMPTVNKGDEKFHDCGDPTEFVFEGGMQGTDVGGFQVPIDQPKVDAQSIGVAGPSHSFSSSSLAGGNVFRVPPTGGLEKTDWFSFTSKQDSAGSPFVEFETPNPKGYIFTGSNPKMEFSTKFKDLKVKKKRGKLRQPVKAPLWPGQDFVDREGGSQEIPEASESYSPMDISPYQETLSDARNSRETSVASEESFTLDNQHQSTDSQPAVLNDAIDEDLVVATQQMDNEEDTKYGETKEQNSEYCSDKNIGAENYLEESISGAETESFKSANEEIDSINDVMVASAESEASSSANLDSDLRTQFFSAVSSEDAVSLGFTFAASSTAQASPKRHHKKKNLPKVDNDSFNSSANSKGSYATSSLQFTPFSGPSSPLSPVRSKKAGSSGPSHVAGDTRELLRGQEINQGSVSASVAAQEACEKWRIRGNQAYTSGDLSKAEDCYTKGVNCVSKTETSRSCLRALMLCYSNRAATRISLGRMRDALVDCKMAAAIDPNFLRVQVRAANCYLALGEVEDAVQYFKRCLQLGIDVCVDQKAAVEASDGLQKAQKVSECMQHAALLLKRGAPNDAESALQVIAEGLLISSYSEKLLEMKAESLFMLRKYEELIQLCEQTFDSAKKNSPPLHADYHVENLGPELTKDTSFMIWRCRFIFKSYFHLGRLEEAIVSLEKQEELTSIARSSLSRNDIETQESLVPLAATVQELLRHKAAGNEAFQAGKHSEAIEHYSAALSRNIESRPFAAICFCNRAAAYKALGQITDAIADCSLAIALDGNYLKAISRRATLYEMIRDYGQAANDLQRVVAILIKQAEEKTKHFGHSDRTTNLANDLRQARLRLSTIEEEARKEIPLNMYLILGIEPSASASEVKKAYRKAALRHHPDKAGQSLARSDYVDDGLWKEIGEEVHKDADRLFKMIGEAYAMLSDPAKRSQYDLEELMRNDPKKRSGSSTYRTHTEAQNYPFESSSRRHWRGVWRSHGR